The proteins below come from a single Tenuifilum thalassicum genomic window:
- the kbl gene encoding glycine C-acetyltransferase — translation MYGKIKNELQQQLENIKAEGLYKNERIITTPQGVEILANGKKVLNFCANNYLGLSSHPAVIESGKKAMEEWGFGMSSVRFICGTQDLHKQLENKISEFLGTEDTILYSSAFDANGGIFEPILTEQDAIISDELNHASIIDGVRLCKAQRFRYKNNDMADLEAKLKEASGCRYKMIVTDGVFSMDGIIAQVDKICDLAEKYDAMVMVDDSHATGFVGKTGRGTHEYCNAMGRVDIISTTFGKALGGASGGCISGRKEIVDMLRQRSRPYLFSNSLMPAIAGATLKVLNMLSETTELRDKLWENTQLFRKGMSEAGFRIVEGVHPITPIMLGHLPNDAKLSQDFAAALLEEGIYVIGFYYPVVPKGKARIRVQISAAHTREHIEFAIEKFTKVGKQLGVI, via the coding sequence ATGTACGGAAAAATTAAAAACGAGCTGCAGCAGCAGCTAGAGAATATTAAAGCCGAGGGGCTCTATAAAAACGAACGTATAATTACCACTCCACAGGGTGTTGAAATCCTGGCAAATGGGAAAAAGGTGCTTAACTTCTGTGCCAATAATTACCTTGGTTTGTCATCGCATCCTGCAGTAATTGAGTCAGGGAAAAAAGCCATGGAGGAGTGGGGATTTGGTATGTCGTCGGTAAGGTTTATTTGCGGAACGCAAGATTTACATAAACAGCTAGAGAACAAGATTAGTGAGTTTTTAGGAACTGAAGATACCATACTTTACTCTTCGGCTTTCGATGCTAATGGTGGAATTTTTGAGCCCATTCTTACCGAACAAGATGCGATTATTTCTGATGAGCTAAACCATGCTTCTATAATTGATGGAGTAAGGCTTTGTAAGGCTCAACGTTTTCGCTACAAGAACAACGATATGGCTGATCTTGAGGCAAAACTTAAAGAAGCCTCAGGGTGCCGTTACAAAATGATAGTTACCGATGGCGTATTCTCCATGGATGGTATCATTGCCCAGGTTGATAAGATTTGCGATCTGGCAGAGAAGTACGATGCTATGGTGATGGTTGACGATTCGCATGCCACTGGTTTTGTTGGTAAAACTGGTCGAGGTACACATGAGTACTGCAATGCCATGGGTAGGGTAGATATTATATCAACAACCTTTGGAAAGGCCTTAGGAGGAGCATCGGGTGGATGTATCTCTGGACGTAAAGAGATTGTTGACATGCTACGTCAGCGTTCAAGACCATACCTGTTTTCAAACTCATTGATGCCTGCCATTGCCGGTGCAACTCTTAAAGTGCTTAACATGCTTAGCGAAACCACTGAGCTACGCGATAAGCTCTGGGAGAATACTCAGCTATTCCGTAAAGGAATGTCAGAGGCAGGTTTCCGTATTGTTGAGGGGGTACATCCTATTACGCCAATTATGCTAGGACACTTACCCAATGATGCTAAGCTTTCGCAGGATTTTGCCGCGGCTTTACTTGAAGAGGGCATTTATGTAATTGGCTTCTACTATCCTGTTGTTCCAAAGGGTAAGGCACGTATTAGGGTTCAAATAAGTGCTGCTCATACCCGCGAGCATATCGAGTTTGCCATTGAAAAGTTTACAAAGGTGGGTAAACAGCTTGGTGTAATCTAA
- a CDS encoding DUF3108 domain-containing protein encodes MSNLKIQPTLSHSTLKILLQQKQKTKSFRTAKLLVLSFLLFYSSALLSQNNKRAFTGGEVLKYEIYYGFISGGEAVLRVNEQQFNGKPAYHLYLNGKTVGIANTLYNVNDTYESFTDVETHWPFYSIRNIHEGRYRHYSTQTWDHWSREDSSIVISSKTGKVIVEKGCQDILSSFYYLRNVMLTMPPLQQDQVITIPTYFTDEKYPLSVRFKGYETIKTDIGYVKCMKFMPVVLTGRVFKTKDDMTIWFSNDENFIPIRVKFNIFVGSVYCDLVEYKGLANKFTALKKGR; translated from the coding sequence ATGAGCAATTTGAAGATACAGCCTACTTTGAGCCATTCTACCTTAAAGATTTTATTGCAACAAAAGCAAAAAACAAAATCATTCCGAACCGCTAAGCTATTGGTTCTCTCATTTTTATTGTTTTACTCATCTGCTTTACTTTCGCAAAACAACAAAAGAGCCTTTACCGGAGGTGAAGTGTTGAAATATGAAATCTACTATGGTTTTATTAGCGGTGGCGAGGCGGTACTAAGAGTTAACGAGCAACAGTTTAATGGCAAGCCTGCCTATCATCTCTACCTAAACGGAAAAACTGTAGGAATAGCCAACACCCTTTATAATGTAAACGACACTTACGAAAGCTTTACCGACGTTGAAACACACTGGCCATTTTACTCCATTCGAAATATTCACGAAGGACGATATCGCCATTATAGCACTCAAACATGGGATCATTGGAGCCGCGAAGACTCATCAATAGTAATCAGCTCCAAAACAGGAAAAGTGATTGTTGAGAAGGGCTGCCAGGATATACTATCGTCGTTTTACTACCTGCGAAACGTCATGTTAACCATGCCACCACTTCAACAAGATCAGGTAATTACCATTCCCACCTACTTTACCGATGAGAAGTATCCGCTATCGGTACGGTTTAAAGGCTATGAGACCATAAAGACCGATATTGGCTATGTTAAATGCATGAAATTTATGCCGGTAGTGCTAACAGGTAGGGTTTTCAAAACAAAGGATGATATGACTATTTGGTTCTCGAACGACGAAAACTTTATTCCCATCCGCGTAAAATTCAACATCTTTGTTGGTTCGGTTTATTGCGATTTGGTTGAATATAAAGGACTAGCCAACAAATTTACAGCACTAAAGAAAGGGCGGTAA
- the tsaB gene encoding tRNA (adenosine(37)-N6)-threonylcarbamoyltransferase complex dimerization subunit type 1 TsaB has translation MAKILCIETSTTVCSVALGDENGILGVREVSDPKAHSTKLPLLIEEVLKESNITANELDAVAVSKGPGSYTGLRIGVSMAKGICYASKIPLIGVSSLQAMAMGILFTKSDIDSSWLLCPMIDARRMEVYTAFYDSNANPITDVNAVIIDQNSFSEHLASKTILFFGDGSHKCKNVISNQNAIFIDDFLPSARFMLPLALKAFNNEQFEDTAYFEPFYLKDFIATKAKNKIIPNR, from the coding sequence ATGGCTAAAATACTTTGCATCGAAACCAGCACCACGGTTTGTTCGGTTGCGCTAGGAGATGAAAATGGCATACTTGGGGTCAGAGAGGTATCTGACCCCAAGGCTCATTCTACCAAATTGCCTCTGCTAATTGAGGAGGTCCTTAAAGAGTCGAATATCACTGCCAATGAGCTCGATGCTGTGGCTGTTAGTAAAGGCCCAGGTTCTTATACTGGTCTTAGAATTGGTGTATCGATGGCTAAGGGGATTTGTTACGCATCTAAAATTCCCTTGATTGGTGTTAGCAGCCTACAAGCCATGGCAATGGGCATTTTGTTTACCAAAAGTGATATTGATTCCAGTTGGCTTCTATGTCCAATGATTGACGCCCGAAGAATGGAGGTTTATACCGCCTTTTACGACTCCAATGCAAATCCTATTACTGATGTTAATGCTGTAATTATCGACCAGAATTCATTCAGCGAACATTTAGCAAGCAAAACCATCCTCTTTTTTGGCGACGGTTCACATAAATGCAAGAATGTGATTTCAAATCAAAATGCTATCTTTATAGATGATTTTTTACCTTCGGCACGTTTTATGCTGCCTTTAGCATTAAAAGCATTCAACAATGAGCAATTTGAAGATACAGCCTACTTTGAGCCATTCTACCTTAAAGATTTTATTGCAACAAAAGCAAAAAACAAAATCATTCCGAACCGCTAA
- a CDS encoding efflux RND transporter periplasmic adaptor subunit translates to MKKGLLKYLLGAVVLLIVFVIVGKKMGWIGKPLTTAVYVEKPEFRTITESITANGKIQPEVEVKISSEVSGEIIELPVKEGDWVEKGSLLCRIKPDTYISMKERAIASVNSANARLLQSKAQLAQAELSFKRSKQLYEQKAISESEFETAKTNYEVAQAELKAATYSVESAEASLKEAEENLKKTTIYSPISGTVSKLNVELGERVVGTIQMAGTEIMRIANLNRMEARVDVNENDIVKVEIGDTALIEVDAYLGRKFKGVVTQIANTANVQGATTDQVTNFEVRIFILESSYKDLVTNAKTSPFRPGMSTTVEILTNTKQNVLTVPILAVTTRIDSVKTRKEWDKVGENNTEEKTSNSKIEAPKEIVFVAKGDTARIVEVKTGIQDNQYIEIIEGLSPDDEVVSAPYSAISRKLKDKSLIRKVKTKEELFKSE, encoded by the coding sequence ATGAAAAAAGGACTTCTCAAATACTTGCTTGGAGCAGTTGTATTGCTGATTGTTTTTGTTATTGTTGGTAAGAAAATGGGGTGGATTGGAAAACCCCTTACCACCGCTGTTTATGTTGAAAAGCCTGAGTTTAGAACCATTACTGAATCAATTACAGCCAATGGAAAGATTCAACCCGAAGTTGAAGTAAAAATTAGTTCAGAAGTTTCAGGTGAGATTATTGAACTTCCTGTTAAAGAGGGTGATTGGGTTGAGAAGGGTAGCTTACTGTGCCGCATAAAACCCGACACTTACATTTCAATGAAGGAACGTGCTATTGCTTCGGTTAACTCAGCCAATGCTCGCCTTTTGCAGTCTAAAGCACAGCTAGCTCAAGCAGAGCTATCATTTAAAAGAAGTAAGCAGCTCTACGAGCAAAAGGCCATTTCGGAATCAGAATTTGAAACTGCTAAAACAAACTATGAGGTAGCACAAGCTGAGCTCAAAGCAGCAACCTACAGTGTTGAAAGTGCCGAAGCTTCACTTAAAGAAGCTGAAGAGAACCTTAAAAAAACCACCATCTACTCACCAATCTCGGGTACAGTTTCAAAGCTAAATGTTGAGCTTGGCGAAAGAGTGGTTGGAACCATTCAAATGGCTGGAACCGAAATTATGCGTATTGCCAACCTCAATAGAATGGAGGCAAGGGTTGATGTTAACGAAAATGATATTGTCAAGGTTGAAATTGGTGATACCGCTCTTATTGAGGTAGATGCATATTTGGGTCGTAAGTTTAAGGGTGTGGTTACACAAATTGCCAATACTGCCAACGTGCAGGGTGCAACTACCGACCAAGTTACCAACTTTGAGGTTAGAATCTTTATCCTTGAAAGCTCCTATAAAGATTTGGTTACAAATGCCAAAACAAGCCCTTTCCGCCCAGGAATGTCAACAACAGTTGAAATTCTAACCAATACCAAGCAAAATGTGCTAACTGTTCCAATTCTTGCCGTTACAACACGCATCGATTCTGTTAAAACCAGAAAGGAGTGGGATAAGGTTGGTGAAAATAATACTGAGGAAAAAACCTCTAACTCAAAGATTGAAGCACCAAAGGAAATTGTTTTCGTAGCAAAAGGCGATACTGCCCGCATTGTTGAGGTGAAAACAGGTATACAGGATAACCAGTATATTGAGATAATAGAGGGGCTTTCACCTGATGATGAGGTGGTTTCGGCACCATACAGTGCTATTTCACGAAAGCTGAAGGATAAATCGCTTATACGAAAAGTAAAGACTAAAGAGGAACTTTTTAAATCGGAATAG
- a CDS encoding TolC family protein: MRKRILSIVLLSFIISTAAYSQEPWTLERCIDYALSNNIQVKQQELAVKSNEVNLLQSKMDALPTLNITGNHSYSFGLVTNFLTNTKEALNTQATSFSISTSVPIYNGFQLTNTRKQSKFNLEASVADVEKVKNNIALSVASLYLQILYQEELVELAKKQVEQSRMQLNRTKVLVEAGSLPEGNLYEVEALLASDELQLVNSQNQLTLSYLNLAQLLELKNPEGFKIAKPIIPAIDSLTLSKETPEQIFTISDSIMPEIKSAKLRLQSSEIGVKIAKGSLYPRLSLGANYNTGAQYRILDNYDFSGDPFSTQIKNNASKSIGLSLSIPIFNGLSARSRVTSAKINLLNSKLALDNERNTLFKSIQQAYTDALAAEKKLIASEKNKTASEESFRYTENKFNLGLVTALDYTTAKNKLAKAETELLQAKYELIFKVKILEFYKGLPLKL; this comes from the coding sequence ATGAGAAAAAGAATTTTGAGCATTGTTTTATTATCGTTTATCATATCTACTGCTGCATACTCGCAAGAACCATGGACTTTGGAACGTTGCATTGATTATGCTTTGTCAAATAACATTCAGGTAAAGCAGCAGGAGTTAGCAGTTAAATCGAACGAGGTTAACCTGCTTCAATCAAAAATGGATGCTCTGCCAACCCTTAATATTACGGGAAACCACTCCTATAGTTTTGGATTGGTAACAAACTTCCTGACAAATACTAAAGAGGCCTTAAATACACAGGCTACAAGTTTTTCTATAAGCACCAGTGTGCCAATTTACAATGGTTTTCAGCTAACAAATACTCGAAAACAAAGTAAGTTTAACCTTGAAGCCTCGGTAGCCGATGTTGAGAAGGTTAAGAACAATATTGCTCTGTCTGTAGCATCGTTGTACTTGCAAATACTTTACCAGGAAGAGCTGGTGGAGCTAGCCAAGAAACAGGTTGAGCAGTCACGGATGCAACTTAACCGTACAAAGGTACTTGTAGAGGCTGGAAGCCTTCCAGAAGGTAACCTTTACGAGGTTGAGGCCTTACTTGCTTCGGATGAACTACAGCTTGTTAATTCTCAAAACCAGCTCACACTCTCTTACCTAAACCTTGCACAGCTCCTTGAGCTGAAAAACCCTGAAGGGTTTAAAATTGCTAAACCAATAATTCCCGCCATTGATAGTTTAACTCTTTCAAAAGAAACACCAGAACAAATCTTTACCATTTCCGACTCTATTATGCCAGAAATAAAAAGTGCAAAGCTTCGTTTACAAAGCTCCGAGATTGGAGTAAAAATAGCAAAGGGAAGCCTTTATCCACGCTTATCGCTTGGGGCGAACTATAATACTGGCGCACAATACCGCATACTTGATAACTACGATTTTTCTGGCGACCCCTTCTCCACACAAATTAAAAATAATGCAAGTAAGTCAATTGGATTAAGCTTATCTATTCCAATTTTTAATGGATTAAGCGCAAGAAGTAGAGTTACATCTGCAAAAATTAACCTGCTAAATTCTAAGCTAGCTCTAGACAACGAGCGTAACACCCTATTTAAATCGATACAGCAGGCCTATACCGACGCACTAGCTGCTGAGAAGAAGTTAATCGCTTCGGAAAAAAATAAAACCGCTTCGGAAGAATCTTTTCGTTATACCGAGAATAAGTTTAACCTTGGCCTAGTTACTGCACTAGATTATACCACCGCTAAGAATAAACTTGCTAAAGCCGAAACCGAATTGTTACAGGCAAAATACGAGCTCATTTTTAAAGTTAAAATATTAGAGTTCTACAAGGGGTTACCCCTTAAATTATAG
- a CDS encoding metallophosphoesterase family protein: MILLVVSDLHIDTGGKLGTFGWKPKKFIEVVDAIIQHYKVDKVILNGDIFDLYKDSYKDIVEANKKIIDYFHRNQFVLIRGNHDIWVPSFKNHLTIKNSSGKTIHIEHGHKADFLNGTRFGRGISLVFYSMLRILVKIRWVERLFFKAVSYIDEVERIPRKYNTFKYLIYALKLLRRYDMVILGHTHKLESHKIYYLNNKKIYLNCGTCSLKRFQAALVDTETLDYELIKIPKKAKFDVAFLPPF, translated from the coding sequence ATGATTCTACTTGTTGTTTCCGACCTACATATCGACACAGGAGGAAAGCTAGGGACTTTTGGCTGGAAGCCTAAAAAGTTTATCGAGGTTGTTGATGCTATAATTCAGCATTATAAAGTTGATAAGGTAATACTAAATGGCGATATTTTCGACCTTTATAAGGATTCGTACAAGGATATTGTAGAAGCCAATAAAAAGATTATTGATTACTTTCATCGAAATCAGTTTGTTTTGATAAGGGGTAACCACGATATCTGGGTGCCTAGCTTTAAAAATCATCTTACTATTAAAAATTCATCGGGCAAAACTATTCACATAGAACATGGGCATAAGGCCGATTTTTTAAATGGTACCAGATTTGGCCGCGGAATAAGTTTGGTCTTTTATTCCATGCTTAGAATACTTGTAAAAATTAGATGGGTTGAAAGACTGTTCTTCAAAGCAGTTAGCTATATTGATGAGGTTGAACGAATTCCTCGTAAGTATAACACTTTTAAGTACCTGATTTACGCACTTAAGCTTCTTAGGAGGTACGATATGGTAATTCTTGGTCATACTCATAAGCTGGAATCGCATAAAATTTACTATCTAAACAACAAAAAGATATACCTTAACTGTGGAACATGTTCGCTGAAACGTTTTCAGGCAGCGCTTGTTGATACTGAAACATTAGATTATGAGCTGATAAAAATCCCCAAAAAAGCAAAATTCGATGTTGCGTTTCTTCCCCCTTTTTAA
- a CDS encoding UpxY family transcription antiterminator, producing MGEVMDSAKWYAVYTKPRNEKKVYTRLVEKGIETFLPLQKRLKHWSDRKKWVEEPLFRSYIFVRVEPKQYYDVLNTMGVVRYVTFEGKAVAIPDKQIEQIKQLLVQDIEIEAVEGYIEPGTKVVVRFGSLQGVEGEMVEHSGKKKVVIRIEHISHSLLVTLPAEYVVVKR from the coding sequence ATGGGCGAAGTTATGGACTCGGCTAAGTGGTATGCTGTATATACAAAACCAAGAAATGAGAAAAAGGTTTATACCAGGTTAGTTGAAAAAGGGATTGAAACGTTTTTGCCCCTGCAAAAAAGGCTAAAGCATTGGAGCGATAGGAAAAAGTGGGTTGAGGAGCCACTTTTTCGCTCATATATCTTTGTAAGAGTAGAGCCAAAACAATACTACGATGTCCTTAATACTATGGGTGTTGTACGCTATGTTACGTTCGAAGGAAAGGCAGTTGCAATACCCGATAAGCAAATAGAACAGATTAAGCAGCTACTGGTACAGGATATTGAGATTGAGGCAGTAGAAGGATATATTGAACCAGGGACTAAAGTTGTGGTGCGTTTTGGTTCACTTCAGGGTGTTGAGGGTGAGATGGTTGAACATTCAGGCAAGAAAAAGGTAGTAATTAGAATTGAGCATATTAGCCACTCCCTACTTGTAACACTACCAGCCGAATATGTTGTTGTAAAACGATAA
- the pepE gene encoding dipeptidase PepE: MVRLLLISNSTNAGEAYLEHPKEEIAKFLGDIKKVLFIPWAAVTFSYDEYEQKVQTRFSEFGVEVDSIHHHRNAKLAVQEAEAIVVGGGNTFKLLKTIQQTDIIEAVRNKVLSGTPYIGWSAGSNVACPTICTTNDMPITEPDSFSAFSLVRFQINPHYLDANPDGHAGETREERIMEFLEMDPNVYVVGLREGTMLKLEDVEFNLIGPKPARIFKKGQAPREVYPGDDLDFLFE; encoded by the coding sequence ATGGTCAGACTTCTTTTAATCAGCAATTCAACAAATGCGGGAGAAGCTTACTTAGAGCACCCTAAAGAAGAAATAGCAAAGTTTTTGGGTGATATCAAAAAGGTTCTCTTTATTCCATGGGCAGCAGTTACCTTTAGCTACGATGAGTACGAGCAAAAGGTACAAACCCGTTTTAGCGAGTTTGGAGTAGAGGTGGATTCAATCCATCATCATCGGAATGCTAAGCTGGCTGTTCAAGAGGCTGAAGCTATAGTTGTAGGCGGTGGAAATACTTTCAAACTATTGAAGACCATCCAACAAACTGATATCATTGAGGCAGTTAGAAACAAAGTACTTAGCGGCACACCATACATAGGATGGAGTGCAGGTTCGAATGTGGCATGTCCAACTATTTGTACTACAAACGATATGCCTATAACCGAACCCGATAGTTTTAGCGCTTTCAGCCTGGTTCGATTCCAAATCAACCCCCATTATCTGGATGCAAATCCCGATGGCCATGCTGGTGAAACTCGCGAAGAGAGAATTATGGAGTTTTTAGAGATGGACCCAAATGTTTATGTTGTTGGACTTCGTGAAGGAACAATGCTTAAACTTGAGGATGTTGAGTTTAATCTAATTGGACCAAAACCTGCTAGAATCTTTAAGAAAGGTCAGGCACCACGAGAGGTATACCCAGGCGACGATTTAGATTTTCTTTTTGAATAG
- a CDS encoding tetratricopeptide repeat protein, producing MRKFAYIPLLIFLVVLTYSSTAGVSYVDSLKVALKSLDNRSKEKYETLIKLAKAYSDTNYSVSLEYWQEAFQTAQKIGDRGLIADVYHQIGYTYMNQGEYKTSLENLENAAAIYRDLDSLKSYAGILNDIGLIYRNWGKYDKALEYYLKALDISKTINYHEGVGMTSNSIGQIYYYREDYSNAINFFKEYYNASKQLGNARAVAGASNNIASSYLELGKNDEALEYFLKSLKIYDSLGISIGVAIIQDNIGSLYYKQKLYDNALLYHLNALEIFESLQSPARICYTKKNIGEVLLAQGKIDRAIEMFDSSIKIAKEIGLKDVERDSYKFLSECYNSKQNYKKAYDFLLNHMVIKDSILNSESIQKLEELRAQYENEKKEQELQAISSKLKTQRTFVYVSAAFIALLISIIALFYLENKKKKRAISRLESLKNYIFQNFTQNICNLDIIKTDKSLVEPFNNSWDLFDLGVEIGNKLSFYHFKIGSYTICYYISHPQNMPCCDIINFNIYIKISKFIKDNGEVNEKLTEEIHQYLKAETLLKFFNENDLILYPFVLKGKKILSLCPKNMALRQFGSFIYYDNSQWMNIRESDIVYIFGSARDIKVNNELRKIVKSIDLLEFDEQREMTINLLKTENLIEDVFISAFKV from the coding sequence TTGAGAAAATTTGCTTACATACCATTACTCATTTTTCTTGTCGTGTTAACCTATAGCAGCACGGCGGGGGTTAGTTATGTTGATAGCCTTAAGGTAGCTTTAAAGAGTCTCGATAATCGATCTAAAGAGAAATACGAAACGCTTATTAAACTTGCTAAAGCCTACTCCGATACCAATTACTCGGTATCCTTAGAATACTGGCAGGAAGCTTTTCAAACGGCTCAAAAGATTGGTGATAGGGGGCTTATTGCCGATGTATATCACCAAATTGGCTACACCTACATGAATCAGGGTGAGTATAAAACATCACTGGAGAACTTAGAAAATGCTGCTGCAATATATCGAGACCTAGATAGCCTTAAAAGCTATGCTGGAATTCTAAACGATATTGGGCTTATCTATAGGAACTGGGGTAAATATGATAAAGCATTAGAATACTACTTAAAGGCTTTAGATATTAGCAAAACAATTAATTACCACGAAGGAGTGGGAATGACATCCAATAGCATTGGTCAGATCTACTACTATCGCGAAGATTATTCCAATGCTATAAACTTTTTTAAGGAGTATTATAATGCCAGTAAACAGCTTGGTAACGCTAGAGCCGTTGCAGGGGCATCAAACAACATAGCTAGCTCATACCTTGAACTTGGCAAGAACGATGAAGCGCTAGAGTATTTCCTAAAATCACTTAAAATTTACGATTCCCTTGGTATCTCTATAGGTGTAGCTATTATTCAGGATAACATTGGATCGCTTTACTACAAGCAAAAACTTTACGACAACGCCCTGCTTTATCACCTTAATGCCCTTGAAATATTTGAAAGCCTTCAGAGCCCTGCCCGGATATGCTATACTAAAAAGAATATTGGCGAAGTTCTTTTAGCTCAAGGTAAAATAGATAGAGCCATTGAGATGTTTGATTCATCAATCAAAATTGCCAAGGAGATTGGTTTAAAGGATGTGGAAAGGGACAGCTATAAGTTTCTTTCCGAATGCTATAACTCTAAACAGAACTACAAAAAGGCTTACGATTTCCTTCTCAACCATATGGTAATTAAAGATTCCATACTCAATTCGGAATCGATTCAGAAACTTGAAGAGCTTCGGGCTCAATATGAGAATGAGAAAAAGGAACAAGAGCTACAGGCAATTAGCTCAAAGCTTAAAACCCAAAGAACCTTTGTTTATGTTTCAGCCGCCTTTATCGCTTTGCTAATTTCAATAATCGCACTGTTTTACCTTGAAAACAAAAAGAAAAAGCGTGCAATTAGCAGGCTTGAAAGTCTAAAAAACTATATTTTTCAAAACTTCACGCAAAATATTTGTAATCTGGATATTATTAAAACCGATAAGAGTTTAGTAGAGCCTTTCAACAATAGCTGGGATTTGTTTGATTTAGGTGTTGAGATAGGGAACAAGTTGAGCTTCTATCATTTTAAAATAGGAAGTTATACCATCTGCTACTATATATCGCATCCCCAAAATATGCCCTGCTGCGATATTATCAACTTCAATATCTACATTAAGATTTCAAAATTTATTAAAGATAATGGCGAGGTAAATGAAAAACTAACCGAAGAGATCCATCAGTATTTAAAGGCTGAAACCCTGTTAAAGTTCTTCAATGAAAATGACCTGATATTATACCCATTTGTGCTGAAAGGGAAAAAAATACTAAGTCTTTGCCCCAAAAACATGGCATTGCGACAGTTTGGCTCATTCATTTATTACGACAACTCGCAATGGATGAATATAAGAGAGAGCGATATTGTTTATATTTTTGGAAGTGCTCGCGATATCAAGGTAAATAACGAACTCCGAAAAATTGTTAAGAGCATAGACCTTCTGGAGTTTGATGAGCAGAGAGAGATGACCATTAACCTTTTAAAGACAGAAAATTTGATAGAAGATGTTTTTATTTCGGCATTTAAGGTTTAA